A section of the Streptococcus oriscaviae genome encodes:
- a CDS encoding 5'-methylthioadenosine/adenosylhomocysteine nucleosidase → MKFGIIAAMPQEIKTLVEQLQDATEEVILGRTYYQGRLGQADVVLVQSGIGKVMSAMSVAILAQTFGVDAIINTGSAGAVAEGIAIGDVVVADKLVYHDVDLTAFGYPYGQMSGQELYFPADSELLSKLRKVLAEQEITSHVGLIATGDSFIAGEDKIAQIKHHFPSVLAVEMEGAAIAQAAINAGKVFLVIRAMSDTAQGDAPMSFDEFIVEAGKRSASMLLAFLEAI, encoded by the coding sequence ATGAAGTTTGGTATCATTGCAGCCATGCCCCAGGAAATCAAGACTCTGGTTGAGCAGTTACAGGATGCAACAGAAGAAGTCATTCTTGGTAGAACCTACTATCAGGGGCGACTAGGACAAGCAGACGTAGTTCTTGTGCAATCAGGAATCGGAAAAGTCATGTCGGCCATGTCAGTGGCTATCTTGGCTCAGACCTTTGGAGTGGATGCTATTATCAACACTGGGTCGGCCGGGGCAGTGGCAGAAGGAATTGCTATCGGCGATGTGGTTGTTGCAGATAAATTGGTCTACCATGATGTTGATTTGACAGCTTTTGGCTACCCGTATGGCCAGATGTCTGGTCAAGAACTTTATTTTCCGGCAGATTCAGAACTACTGAGCAAGCTCAGAAAGGTCTTAGCAGAGCAGGAAATAACAAGCCATGTGGGGCTTATTGCTACGGGAGATAGTTTTATTGCTGGAGAGGATAAGATTGCCCAGATTAAACATCATTTCCCATCGGTTTTGGCGGTTGAAATGGAAGGAGCAGCCATTGCCCAAGCAGCCATCAATGCGGGGAAGGTCTTTTTGGTGATTCGTGCTATGAGCGATACTGCCCAGGGGGATGCTCCGATGAGCTTTGACGAGTTTATCGTGGAAGCTGGAAAACGCTCTGCTTCCATGCTTTTAGCTTTCTTAGAAGCCATCTAA
- a CDS encoding DUF1858 domain-containing protein, with protein sequence MNTIDLNLPVAQVVEAHPEILELLIELGFKPLANPLMRQTLGRKVSIRQGAKLQGFDLQRICQTLEYNGYQVIGGNDER encoded by the coding sequence ATGAATACCATAGACTTAAACCTTCCGGTAGCTCAGGTTGTTGAGGCCCATCCTGAAATTTTGGAACTTTTGATAGAGTTGGGATTTAAGCCGCTTGCCAATCCTTTGATGCGTCAGACACTGGGGAGAAAGGTTTCCATTCGTCAGGGGGCCAAACTGCAGGGGTTTGATCTTCAGCGGATTTGCCAAACCTTGGAATACAACGGCTATCAGGTGATTGGAGGAAATGATGAAAGATGA
- a CDS encoding DUF438 domain-containing protein → MKDDQRIQLLKELLLELHHGASPESIQERFEAHFTGVSALEISLMEHELIGADTGITFEDVMKLCDVHANLFKKAVQGVELADAEHPGHPVKLFKEENLALRATLLRIRRLLETYAETSDDEVRAELSKGLERQYGLLGQFERHYRRKEELFFPVMEGYGHDAPPKVMWGVDDQIRDLFAVAKQSLQDKLSSNPSQVREDFEAFAVEFESMIFKEESILLMILLETFTQDDWLKIAEESPAFGYAIIQPSQVWQPHREGFGVEKAEPTAEQSQIIETPDGYLTISFQPKEGQQKLDRQTAQAFGKGYLSLEQADLILNHLPMEITFVNKEDVFQYYNDAVPTEEMIFPRTPSQIGRNVELCHPPKLLPKVKRIFTALRSGEKDKFEMWFKSESRGQFVHVTYKAVRDAQGEFQGVLEYVQDIAPYWAIDTDFYREIED, encoded by the coding sequence ATGAAAGATGACCAACGAATTCAACTGTTAAAAGAATTGCTCCTCGAACTGCATCATGGGGCTAGTCCGGAGTCCATACAGGAGAGGTTTGAAGCGCATTTTACAGGTGTATCGGCCCTTGAAATTTCTCTCATGGAACACGAACTCATAGGGGCAGATACTGGTATCACTTTTGAGGATGTAATGAAGCTTTGTGACGTCCATGCTAATCTTTTTAAAAAAGCCGTTCAAGGGGTGGAGTTGGCCGATGCGGAGCATCCCGGTCATCCTGTCAAGCTGTTTAAAGAGGAAAATCTTGCTTTGCGGGCAACTCTTTTGCGGATTCGTCGGCTTCTGGAAACTTATGCAGAAACCAGTGATGATGAAGTCAGAGCAGAGCTGAGTAAGGGATTAGAGCGTCAATATGGCTTACTCGGTCAGTTTGAGCGCCACTATCGCCGCAAGGAGGAGCTTTTCTTTCCCGTCATGGAAGGATATGGTCATGATGCACCGCCTAAGGTTATGTGGGGAGTGGATGACCAGATTCGGGATTTATTTGCTGTGGCCAAGCAATCGCTTCAAGACAAGCTAAGCAGTAATCCATCACAGGTTAGGGAAGACTTTGAGGCATTCGCAGTCGAGTTTGAAAGTATGATTTTCAAAGAAGAGTCCATCTTGCTGATGATCTTGCTAGAAACCTTTACTCAAGATGACTGGTTGAAAATTGCGGAAGAGAGTCCTGCCTTTGGTTATGCGATTATCCAGCCTAGTCAAGTCTGGCAGCCTCACCGAGAAGGGTTCGGAGTGGAAAAGGCAGAGCCAACTGCTGAACAGTCGCAGATAATTGAAACACCGGACGGCTATCTGACCATCTCTTTTCAGCCAAAAGAGGGTCAGCAGAAGCTGGACAGACAAACAGCCCAGGCCTTTGGAAAGGGCTACCTTTCCCTTGAACAGGCTGATTTGATACTCAATCATCTGCCAATGGAAATTACCTTTGTCAACAAAGAGGACGTTTTCCAGTACTACAATGATGCGGTTCCTACGGAAGAGATGATTTTTCCGCGGACACCTAGTCAGATTGGCCGCAATGTCGAACTCTGTCATCCGCCTAAGCTGCTGCCCAAGGTGAAAAGGATTTTTACCGCCCTGCGCAGTGGGGAAAAAGACAAGTTTGAGATGTGGTTCAAATCAGAGAGTCGTGGTCAGTTTGTCCATGTCACCTATAAAGCCGTACGGGATGCCCAAGGTGAGTTTCAAGGAGTTTTGGAATATGTCCAAGATATTGCACCTTATTGGGCCATTGATACGGATTTTTATAGAGAAATTGAGGATTAG
- the glmU gene encoding bifunctional UDP-N-acetylglucosamine diphosphorylase/glucosamine-1-phosphate N-acetyltransferase GlmU, with the protein MANYAIILAAGKGTRMKSDLPKVLHKVAGITMLEHVKRAVDAMEPAKTVTIVGHKAELVQSVLEGQSDFALQSEQLGTGHAVMMAEAALAGLEGQTLVIAGDTPLITGESLKNLINFHVSHKNVATILTAQADNPFGYGRIIRNADGEVIKIVEQKDANDFEKQVKEINTGTYLFDNKRLFEALKDINTDNAQGEYYLTDVISIFRQAGEKVGAYILRDFDESLGVNDRIALATAESVMRKRINAYHMLNGVTFTNPEATYIDVDVEIGAEALIEANVVLKGKTSIGERTVVTNGSRLRDAQIAADVVITNSDIEESIVENGVTVGPYAHIRPGSVLKKDVHVGNFVEVKGSTLGENTKAGHLTYIGNATVGSNVNFGAGTITVNYDGQNKYPTIVGNNVFIGSNSTIIAPVEVGDNALLAAGSVTTKNVPADAVAIGRCRQENKEGYAKRLPHHPDKK; encoded by the coding sequence ATGGCAAATTATGCAATTATCTTAGCGGCGGGCAAGGGAACTCGCATGAAGTCAGACTTGCCGAAAGTCTTGCACAAGGTGGCTGGTATTACCATGTTGGAGCATGTAAAGCGCGCGGTAGATGCGATGGAACCGGCGAAAACGGTGACTATTGTAGGTCACAAAGCGGAGCTGGTTCAATCAGTCTTGGAAGGTCAGTCAGACTTTGCACTTCAGTCAGAACAGTTGGGTACTGGTCATGCCGTTATGATGGCGGAAGCAGCGCTTGCTGGCTTAGAAGGGCAAACCTTGGTGATTGCAGGCGACACGCCTTTAATCACTGGAGAAAGCTTGAAAAACCTGATTAATTTCCATGTCAGCCATAAGAATGTTGCCACTATTTTGACGGCTCAAGCAGACAATCCATTTGGTTATGGACGCATTATCCGTAATGCAGATGGCGAGGTTATCAAGATTGTGGAGCAAAAAGATGCCAATGACTTTGAAAAACAGGTCAAGGAAATCAATACAGGTACTTATCTGTTTGACAACAAGCGTCTTTTTGAAGCCCTTAAAGACATTAACACAGACAATGCTCAAGGGGAGTATTATCTGACGGATGTTATTTCCATCTTCCGTCAGGCGGGTGAGAAAGTCGGCGCCTACATTTTGCGTGATTTTGATGAAAGTCTGGGCGTTAACGATCGGATTGCCTTGGCAACAGCAGAAAGTGTCATGCGCAAGCGAATCAATGCGTATCACATGCTGAATGGTGTGACCTTTACCAATCCAGAAGCGACCTATATCGATGTGGATGTGGAGATTGGCGCAGAAGCCCTTATCGAAGCCAATGTTGTTTTAAAAGGCAAGACCAGTATCGGTGAACGTACGGTTGTGACCAACGGCAGCCGCTTGCGTGATGCGCAGATTGCTGCAGATGTAGTTATCACAAATTCAGATATTGAAGAGTCTATCGTGGAAAACGGTGTGACGGTTGGGCCTTATGCACATATCCGTCCGGGAAGTGTTTTGAAGAAAGATGTCCATGTCGGTAATTTTGTAGAAGTGAAGGGGTCAACCCTGGGTGAAAATACCAAGGCAGGGCACTTGACCTATATTGGCAATGCAACAGTTGGTAGCAATGTGAACTTTGGGGCAGGTACCATCACTGTTAATTATGATGGGCAAAACAAGTATCCTACAATCGTTGGAAATAATGTCTTTATCGGGTCTAATTCGACTATCATTGCACCAGTTGAGGTTGGTGACAATGCCCTGTTAGCTGCGGGCTCTGTCACCACCAAGAATGTTCCAGCAGATGCGGTTGCTATTGGGCGTTGTCGTCAGGAGAACAAGGAAGGCTACGCTAAGCGGTTGCCTCATCATCCAGATAAGAAATAG
- a CDS encoding DUF4336 domain-containing protein, which translates to MTIPIKLYEPLYQLKPIAENIWIVDGPAIEMPFGLAKVPFSTRMTVVRLANGKLWCHSPIQPNQTLLDSLAQLGEVAYLIGPNKLHYAYLQAWKDIYPQAQVWLAPGIDQRARAQKIPLPQGQKLTEQAPSAWSAELDQVLFKGSRFMQEVVFFHKDSKTLILTDMIENIETHQMKPYQRLLYKLGDNAYPNGKTPRDLRLTFVGKKKAARTSFETLKNWKPEKIILAHGQCFLENGQEELKRAFQWVGEEK; encoded by the coding sequence ATGACCATTCCAATCAAACTTTACGAACCCCTTTACCAGCTCAAACCCATTGCAGAGAATATCTGGATAGTGGATGGGCCTGCTATTGAGATGCCTTTTGGTTTAGCCAAGGTGCCTTTTTCCACTAGAATGACCGTCGTCAGACTGGCAAATGGCAAACTCTGGTGCCATTCGCCCATTCAGCCAAATCAGACCTTGCTGGACAGTCTGGCCCAGCTGGGAGAGGTGGCCTATCTGATTGGGCCCAATAAGCTTCACTATGCCTATCTCCAAGCTTGGAAGGACATCTATCCGCAGGCGCAAGTCTGGCTGGCTCCAGGAATTGACCAGCGGGCCCGTGCCCAGAAAATACCTCTGCCACAAGGGCAGAAATTGACAGAACAAGCGCCCTCTGCCTGGTCGGCGGAACTGGACCAAGTTCTCTTCAAGGGGAGCCGCTTTATGCAGGAAGTTGTCTTTTTCCACAAGGACAGCAAAACCCTGATTTTGACCGATATGATTGAAAATATCGAAACCCATCAGATGAAACCCTATCAGCGCCTGCTCTACAAGCTAGGCGACAATGCCTATCCCAATGGCAAAACGCCTAGAGATTTGCGCCTGACCTTTGTCGGCAAGAAAAAAGCAGCCCGCACCAGCTTTGAAACCCTGAAAAACTGGAAACCAGAAAAAATTATCCTAGCCCATGGCCAGTGTTTTCTGGAAAATGGACAGGAAGAACTGAAGAGAGCCTTTCAGTGGGTGGGGGAGGAGAAATAA
- a CDS encoding VOC family protein encodes MLHHIETYVSNLKTSREFYDFLLTKLGYSLYQEWEEGVSFKKAEQYLVFVQTPKDFLEEGYHRCRTGLNHLAFHAGTPDDIDQWRKEFLTRRVKLLYDDRYPHAGGPDHYALYLEDPDGIKIELVGEEK; translated from the coding sequence ATGCTGCATCATATTGAAACCTATGTTTCCAATTTGAAAACATCGCGCGAATTTTATGACTTTCTTCTGACCAAACTGGGCTACTCTCTCTATCAAGAATGGGAGGAAGGGGTATCCTTTAAAAAAGCAGAGCAGTACTTGGTCTTTGTCCAAACGCCCAAGGATTTCTTAGAGGAAGGTTATCACCGTTGCCGTACGGGTCTCAACCACCTAGCTTTCCATGCGGGAACACCTGATGACATTGACCAATGGCGGAAAGAATTTTTGACCAGACGAGTCAAACTGCTCTACGACGACCGCTATCCTCATGCAGGAGGGCCAGACCACTATGCCCTCTATCTGGAAGATCCCGATGGGATTAAGATTGAGTTGGTGGGGGAGGAAAAATGA
- a CDS encoding NUDIX hydrolase, translated as MQFEEKTIQRQSIFKGHIFEVAVDDVELPDGGLAKRELIFHKGAVCVLALTPEGKLILVKQYRKAIERLSIEIPAGKLEIGEAGSEEAAALRELEEETGYTTENLTLLYDFYSAIGFCNERLRLYLADDLVRVENPRPKDADEFIELMEVSLEEALSLIASGDICDAKTIMAIQALQLLRK; from the coding sequence ATGCAATTTGAAGAAAAAACCATCCAGCGTCAATCAATTTTCAAAGGCCATATCTTTGAAGTTGCCGTAGATGATGTTGAGCTGCCAGATGGCGGTTTAGCCAAGCGCGAGCTAATTTTCCATAAGGGGGCTGTCTGCGTATTGGCATTGACTCCGGAAGGAAAACTCATTCTGGTCAAGCAGTACCGCAAGGCTATTGAACGTCTGAGTATTGAAATTCCAGCAGGCAAGCTGGAAATTGGGGAGGCTGGTAGTGAGGAAGCTGCAGCCTTGCGTGAGTTGGAGGAAGAAACAGGCTACACCACGGAAAACCTGACTCTGCTCTATGATTTTTATTCTGCTATCGGTTTTTGTAATGAACGCCTTCGACTTTATTTGGCGGATGACTTGGTTCGGGTTGAAAATCCGCGTCCCAAAGATGCGGATGAATTTATTGAACTCATGGAGGTTTCTTTGGAAGAAGCCTTGAGTTTGATTGCATCAGGTGATATTTGTGATGCCAAGACGATTATGGCCATTCAAGCCTTACAATTATTAAGAAAGTAG
- the macP gene encoding cell wall synthase accessory phosphoprotein MacP — protein MGKPLLTDDILERARRGERLTDKQEFGYYNPNSDLSDHEAAFHQQWEDEEYEGYREGETVRIPVDASIVKSRRIETVKREEFRGKINKILFWVVVLVILLVLAVLFI, from the coding sequence ATGGGCAAGCCCTTGTTGACAGATGATATTTTAGAACGAGCCAGACGAGGCGAACGGTTGACAGATAAACAGGAATTTGGCTATTACAATCCAAATAGCGATTTGTCTGACCATGAAGCTGCATTTCACCAGCAATGGGAAGATGAGGAGTATGAGGGATATAGGGAAGGTGAAACGGTCCGAATCCCAGTTGATGCCTCCATTGTCAAAAGCCGTCGGATTGAAACTGTCAAACGGGAAGAATTTCGCGGGAAAATCAATAAGATCCTCTTTTGGGTTGTTGTTTTGGTTATCCTACTCGTTTTAGCTGTATTGTTTATTTAA
- a CDS encoding DUF1912 family protein gives MNYEQEFLKDFEEWVQTQVMVNELAMNESRRVLEEDRDERAADAYIRYESKLDAYQFIQGKFANYKAGKGFHDLPEGLFGEKRY, from the coding sequence ATGAATTACGAACAGGAATTTTTAAAAGATTTTGAAGAATGGGTGCAGACCCAGGTGATGGTCAACGAACTGGCTATGAATGAAAGCCGCCGAGTCCTTGAGGAAGATAGGGATGAGCGGGCAGCAGATGCCTATATCCGCTATGAAAGCAAGCTGGATGCCTATCAATTTATCCAAGGGAAATTTGCCAATTACAAGGCTGGCAAGGGGTTCCACGATTTGCCAGAAGGCTTGTTTGGAGAGAAGCGGTATTAG
- a CDS encoding valine--tRNA ligase: MKELSPKYNPAEVEAGRYQTWLDQDVFKPSGDAEAKPYSIVIPPPNVTGKLHLGHAWDTTLQDIIIRQKRMQGFDTLWLPGMDHAGIATQAKVEERLREQGVTRYNLGREKFLEKVWEWKDEYAATIREQWGKLGLSLDYQRDRFTLDEGLSKAVRKVFVDLYKKGWIYRGEFIINWDPAARTALSDIEVIHKDVDGAFYHMTYMLEDGSQGLQVATTRPETMFGDVAVAVNPEDPRYKDLIGKNVILPIVNKPIPIVADEHADPEFGTGVVKITPAHDPNDFEVGQRHNLPQVNVMNDDGTMNELAGEFVGMDRFEARKATVKKLEELGALVKIENRVHSVGHSERTGVMVEPRLSTQWFVKMDELAKNAIANQATEDRVDFYPSRFNDTFLQWMENVHDWVISRQLWWGHQIPAWYNEAGDIYVGEEAPAGDDWVQDEDVLDTWFSSALWPFSTMGWPDEEAADFKRYFPTSTLVTGYDIIFFWVSRMIFQSLEFTGRQPFKNVLIHGLIRDEQGRKMSKSLGNGIDPMDVIDQYGADALRWFLSNGSAPGQDVRFSYEKMDASWNFINKIWNISRYILMNNEGLTLEAARDNVAKVASGQAGNVTDRWILHNLNETIAKVTENVDKFEFGVAGHILYNFIWDEFADWYVELTKEVLYSDNEAEKVITRSVLLYTLDQILRLLHPIMPFVTEEIFGQISDGTIVTAAYPVVNPAFENAEAHKGVESLKDLIRAVRNARSEVNVAPSKPITILIKTADSELEAFFKANINYIRRFTNPEKLEIASNLTAPELAMSAVITGAEIFLPLADLLNVEEELERLNKELAKWQKELDMVGKKLSNERFIANAKPEIVQKEKDKQADYQAKFDATVARIEEMRKLVG, translated from the coding sequence ATGAAAGAATTATCACCAAAATACAATCCAGCCGAGGTTGAGGCTGGGCGTTATCAGACTTGGTTGGACCAAGATGTGTTCAAGCCGTCGGGCGATGCGGAGGCGAAGCCCTATTCCATCGTGATTCCGCCGCCTAATGTGACGGGGAAATTGCACCTGGGGCATGCCTGGGACACGACTTTGCAGGACATCATCATCCGTCAGAAGCGGATGCAGGGCTTTGATACCCTCTGGCTGCCGGGTATGGACCACGCAGGCATTGCGACGCAAGCTAAGGTGGAGGAGCGCTTGCGGGAGCAGGGCGTGACCCGTTATAACCTGGGTCGGGAAAAATTCCTGGAGAAAGTTTGGGAATGGAAAGACGAGTATGCGGCCACCATTCGTGAGCAGTGGGGCAAGCTGGGCCTATCCCTAGACTATCAGCGGGACCGTTTCACATTGGACGAAGGCTTGTCAAAAGCCGTTCGCAAGGTCTTTGTGGATCTCTACAAAAAAGGCTGGATCTACCGCGGTGAATTTATCATCAACTGGGATCCAGCAGCCCGCACAGCCCTTTCTGACATCGAGGTCATCCACAAGGATGTTGATGGGGCCTTCTACCACATGACCTATATGTTGGAGGACGGATCTCAAGGGCTGCAGGTAGCCACTACCCGGCCTGAAACCATGTTTGGTGACGTTGCGGTTGCGGTCAATCCAGAAGACCCTCGTTACAAGGACTTGATTGGCAAAAATGTCATCCTGCCTATCGTTAACAAGCCAATTCCGATTGTAGCCGATGAACATGCCGACCCAGAATTTGGAACGGGTGTCGTAAAAATCACCCCTGCCCATGACCCCAACGACTTTGAGGTCGGCCAGCGCCACAATTTACCACAGGTCAATGTCATGAATGACGATGGCACTATGAACGAGCTAGCTGGGGAATTTGTCGGCATGGACCGCTTTGAAGCCCGCAAGGCAACAGTCAAGAAACTGGAAGAGCTGGGCGCTCTGGTTAAAATCGAAAACCGTGTGCACTCGGTCGGCCACTCTGAGCGGACAGGGGTTATGGTGGAGCCTCGCCTGTCCACACAGTGGTTCGTCAAGATGGATGAGCTGGCCAAGAATGCCATTGCCAATCAGGCGACAGAGGACAGGGTAGACTTCTATCCGTCTCGTTTCAACGACACCTTCCTGCAATGGATGGAAAATGTCCACGACTGGGTGATTTCCCGTCAGCTCTGGTGGGGGCATCAAATTCCAGCCTGGTACAATGAAGCAGGCGACATCTATGTCGGCGAAGAAGCGCCAGCAGGCGATGACTGGGTGCAGGATGAGGATGTTCTGGACACCTGGTTCAGCTCTGCCCTTTGGCCCTTCTCTACCATGGGCTGGCCGGATGAAGAGGCGGCTGACTTCAAGCGCTATTTCCCAACCTCAACCCTGGTCACTGGCTACGACATCATCTTCTTCTGGGTGTCTCGGATGATTTTCCAATCCCTGGAATTTACAGGCCGTCAGCCATTTAAGAATGTCCTCATCCATGGTCTCATCCGTGATGAGCAAGGCCGCAAGATGTCCAAGTCGCTGGGCAACGGGATTGACCCAATGGATGTCATCGACCAATACGGTGCAGACGCTCTGCGCTGGTTCCTGTCTAATGGCTCTGCCCCAGGACAGGATGTCCGTTTCTCCTATGAAAAAATGGATGCCAGCTGGAACTTCATCAACAAGATCTGGAACATTTCCCGCTATATCCTCATGAATAATGAGGGCTTGACGCTGGAGGCGGCGCGTGACAATGTGGCCAAGGTAGCTAGCGGTCAGGCTGGCAATGTGACCGATCGCTGGATTCTCCACAATCTCAATGAGACCATCGCCAAGGTGACGGAGAACGTTGATAAGTTTGAGTTCGGTGTGGCGGGGCATATCCTCTACAACTTTATCTGGGATGAGTTTGCGGATTGGTATGTGGAGCTGACCAAGGAGGTGCTGTACAGCGACAATGAGGCTGAAAAAGTCATCACCCGCTCGGTTCTCCTCTACACCCTAGACCAGATTCTCCGCCTGCTTCACCCGATTATGCCATTTGTGACGGAGGAAATCTTCGGTCAAATCTCTGATGGTACCATCGTGACAGCTGCTTATCCTGTGGTCAACCCTGCCTTTGAAAATGCGGAAGCCCACAAGGGAGTGGAAAGCCTCAAGGACCTGATCCGTGCGGTGCGAAATGCTAGAAGCGAAGTCAATGTTGCCCCATCTAAGCCCATTACCATCTTGATTAAGACGGCAGATTCTGAGCTAGAAGCCTTCTTCAAGGCTAATATCAACTACATCCGCCGCTTCACCAATCCAGAGAAATTGGAAATCGCAAGCAACCTGACCGCGCCAGAATTGGCCATGTCAGCCGTCATCACAGGAGCCGAAATCTTCCTGCCCCTGGCTGATCTGCTCAATGTCGAGGAAGAACTGGAACGCCTCAACAAAGAACTGGCCAAGTGGCAAAAAGAACTGGACATGGTCGGCAAAAAACTCAGCAACGAACGCTTCATCGCCAACGCCAAACCAGAAATCGTCCAAAAAGAAAAAGACAAACAAGCCGACTACCAAGCCAAATTCGACGCCACAGTAGCGCGGATTGAAGAGATGAGGAAGTTGGTGGGGTGA